CCGAATCGCATTTGGAAGGGCTGGAGTCCGGAGAAGGGGTCGCCGAAGAAAAGGGCAGGATGTTTTCCAGGATGGGGTCGGACGGTGTGGCGGTCGTCCCTTTTGGAAATCCGTTTGTGCCGGTTGCGCTTCGATCCTTCGCCGGACGCGCGGTGACTTTCGGGTTGGACGAGCGGGCGGACGTCCATGCGCGAAATATCCGCCGAGAGGGAATCCGAGGCGCGCGATTCGAACTGCATTCGAGGGGGGAAAAACTGGACCTCCTCCTTCCGGGGGGGTCCACACCGGTTCTCCTCAATACGCTGGCGGCCATCGCCGCCGGCCAGGAAGCCGGATTGGAACTCGGGGACGTTGCGGCGGGGATCGAGAAATTCACACCCGTCAAAGGGCGACTGAACGTCATCGAGGGACGATGGACGATCGTGGACGACACGTACAACGCCAATCCGGCTTCCACGATCGCGGCCCTGAAATTTCTGAAAATGGAGATGCGTCCAGGAAGGACGGTCTGCTGTTTGGGGGACATGAAAGAGCTAGGGACGGCAAGCGAGCGATGGCACAGGGCCATCGGCCGGGAAGCGGCAACGCTGGGCTATGGCTGCATCATTGCAGTGGGGAACATGGCTTCGTGGGTTGCCGAGGGGGCCAAGGAAGGCCGCTGTCCTCCAAACAAAGTTTTTTCGTGCGGAACCGCGGACGAAGCGCTCGACGTGTTGCGGGAGCAGCTCCGCCCCGGGGACGGCGTGCTGGTCAAGGGCAGCCGCGCCATGGCGATGGAACGAGTGGTTGAGGGGTTGAAGAAAATGGAGGAAGAGATTCGTGGATCGTCCTCCTGACCGCCGTGCTGTACTACCTTTTCTTTCCGTTCCGGGACATCCACACGGTGTTCAACGTCTTCCGCTATATCACCTTCCGGACTTTTTGGGCGCTCATGACCGCGCTGATTCTGGGGTTCATCATCGGTCCGGCCCTCATCCGGAAATTTGCGGCGCTCAAGATCGGGCAGACCATCCGGCCGGAAGGGCCGCAGGGACACGCCTCGAAAGCCGGGACGCCCACGATGGGAGGCGCGCTCATCCTATCCGGAGCGATTCTCTCCGTGCTCCTGTGGACGAACGTGCGGAACGCCTATGTGTGGATTCTCCTCTTGGTCACGGCCGGCATGGGGTTGGTGGGGTTCCTGGACGATTGGTTGAAGTTGAAGCGTGGCGCCGCCCGAGGGCTTTCCGCGCGCGAAAAGTTTCTTTTCCAGTGCGTGGTGGCGGCTGCCGCCGCCTATTTCATTTTCCGACTGCCGAACTTCTCCACGGAGGTCTGGATCCCCTTCTTCAAGAACCTTCACCCGGACATCGGCCTCTGGTACCTGCCGTTCATGATGCTGATCATCGTGGGCACGGCGAACGCGGTGAATCTCACGGACGGTCTGGACGGACTGGCCATAGGACCGATCCTGGTGGCGTCGCTCGCCTTCGCGGTGTTCGCCTACGTGGCCGGCCACAGCCAGATCGCGGAGTACCTCCAGGTGCGTTTTGTGCGCGGGGGGGGGGAAGTGGCGGTTTTCTGCGGGGCCCTGTTCGGGGCGAGTTTGAGCTTCCTCTGGTACAACTCCTATCCGGCGCAGGTGTTCATGGGCGACGTGGGCTCGTTGGCGTTGGGCGGCGCACTGGGGGTGGTGGCGATCGTCAGCAAACAAGAGCTGTTGCTTCCCATTGTGGGCGGAATTTTCGTGGTCGAAACGCTCTCGGTGATCATCCAGGTGACGTCGTACAAATTGAGAAAAAAGAGGGTCTTCCGCATGGCGCCATTCCACCATCACCTCGAACTCAAAGGGTGGTCCGAGCCGAAAATCGTGGTCCGATTCTGGATCCTCTCCATCCTGCTCGCCGTGTTCGCCATGAGCACGCTGAAGGTCAGATAATTTGAAATCTCAAATCTCAAATCTCAAATCGGCCCGCGTGGCCGTTCTGGGCCTGGCCTCCACCGGGCGAGCGGTGTGCAGGTTCCTCCTAAGAGAGGGCGCCACGGTATTGGGACTGGACCAGAAGGATACCCTTCTCATGCAGGAAATCGTGAAACCCCTGGTGGAAGCGGGCGTGACCGTCCGTCTCGGTCCGCATCGCAGCGAGGATTTTCGGGGAGTGGATGTGCTGGTCCTGAGTCCCGGCGTGTCGATTTCTCATCCCACGATCAAGGAGGTTTCGAACCGGATCCCCGTCTGGAGCGAGATCGAACTGGCGTATCGCCATCTGAAGGCTCCGATCATCGGCGTGACAGGGACCAACGGCAAGAGCACGACCACGGTGCTCATCGGCAAGATCTTGGAAGCGGCGGGAAAGCGGGTCTTCACGGGCGGCAACCTCGGAACGCCCCTCATCGAAGCGGTCGGTGGCTCCTGGGATTGGATCGTCTGCGAAATCAGCAGTTTCCAGCTTGAGGCGATTCGGGAGTTCAGGCCGAAAATCGGCGTCTTTTTGAACATCACGGACGACCATCTGGACCGGCACAAGGATTTCAACGAGTATTTCGACGCCAAGAAACGATTGTTCGAACACCAACGAAGCGAGGATTTCGCCGTCATCAATCTGGATGATCCGCTGTTGGCGGATTGGGCCCGCGCATTGTCCGCCTCGCTCATCGGTACGAGCCGGCTTCGATCGACCTCGCCGGGCGCCTTCCTCCGGGGGGACGAGTTGGTGTACGGCGATACCCGTGTCGAGGAGAGCTATCCGCTGGCGGAAGCCAACCTCAAGGGCGTGCACAACATTGAGAACATGCTGGCTTCGATTGCGGCGGCCCGCCTCGCCTTCTGTCCGCCGGATGCGATCCGCTCCGTCCTGAAAACATTCCAGCCCCTTCCGCACCGGATGGAATGGGTGGGAGCGGTGAAGGGCGTCGACTTCTACGACGATTCCAAGGCCACCAACGTTGGCGCGGTGATTCGCGCCATCGAATCGATGACCCCCACGACGGGGGAAATGCCGCGGGAGGGCAGGAGCCCGGAGCGGCTGACCCGCAA
The DNA window shown above is from Nitrospirota bacterium and carries:
- the murF gene encoding UDP-N-acetylmuramoyl-tripeptide--D-alanyl-D-alanine ligase; translated protein: MRPEAEARTVKFTLKDLMRATGGIFRGGRSTATFDGVSTDSRDVRSGALFFALSGPRFDGHRFVVSALKSGAFGAVIREGEAPSLRGPATAAREESILVEVSNPLDALGDLAQQARARFAGAVVGVTGSNGKTTTKEILRLLLGTRLDVGCTSGNFNNQIGLPRTLLGFSGDEKVWVLELGINQRGEMERLAAVASPTIGVITDLSESHLEGLESGEGVAEEKGRMFSRMGSDGVAVVPFGNPFVPVALRSFAGRAVTFGLDERADVHARNIRREGIRGARFELHSRGEKLDLLLPGGSTPVLLNTLAAIAAGQEAGLELGDVAAGIEKFTPVKGRLNVIEGRWTIVDDTYNANPASTIAALKFLKMEMRPGRTVCCLGDMKELGTASERWHRAIGREAATLGYGCIIAVGNMASWVAEGAKEGRCPPNKVFSCGTADEALDVLREQLRPGDGVLVKGSRAMAMERVVEGLKKMEEEIRGSSS
- a CDS encoding phospho-N-acetylmuramoyl-pentapeptide-transferase; this translates as MLYYLFFPFRDIHTVFNVFRYITFRTFWALMTALILGFIIGPALIRKFAALKIGQTIRPEGPQGHASKAGTPTMGGALILSGAILSVLLWTNVRNAYVWILLLVTAGMGLVGFLDDWLKLKRGAARGLSAREKFLFQCVVAAAAAYFIFRLPNFSTEVWIPFFKNLHPDIGLWYLPFMMLIIVGTANAVNLTDGLDGLAIGPILVASLAFAVFAYVAGHSQIAEYLQVRFVRGGGEVAVFCGALFGASLSFLWYNSYPAQVFMGDVGSLALGGALGVVAIVSKQELLLPIVGGIFVVETLSVIIQVTSYKLRKKRVFRMAPFHHHLELKGWSEPKIVVRFWILSILLAVFAMSTLKVR
- the murD gene encoding UDP-N-acetylmuramoyl-L-alanine--D-glutamate ligase, with protein sequence MKSQISNLKSARVAVLGLASTGRAVCRFLLREGATVLGLDQKDTLLMQEIVKPLVEAGVTVRLGPHRSEDFRGVDVLVLSPGVSISHPTIKEVSNRIPVWSEIELAYRHLKAPIIGVTGTNGKSTTTVLIGKILEAAGKRVFTGGNLGTPLIEAVGGSWDWIVCEISSFQLEAIREFRPKIGVFLNITDDHLDRHKDFNEYFDAKKRLFEHQRSEDFAVINLDDPLLADWARALSASLIGTSRLRSTSPGAFLRGDELVYGDTRVEESYPLAEANLKGVHNIENMLASIAAARLAFCPPDAIRSVLKTFQPLPHRMEWVGAVKGVDFYDDSKATNVGAVIRAIESMTPTTGEMPREGRSPERLTRKTVLILGGLDKGGDFGLIASQSDRIRHAVLIGQARQRLEEALRGRVETSPAGSMGEAVRSAWKSAEEGDAVLLSPACASFDMFKSYKDRGEQFCEAVRKLAAEVSASGREGSQARKTGSKPSDGGTAKSPKGVYEARMH